The DNA sequence TTCATATCCCATTTCACCAGCAAGCATCATATATAATTCTGACGCTACTGCAAAATCATTCATCGCAAACATGGCTGACGTGCCAGGTATCCAACCTGATTCTTGACTAATAACAGGTATCCCTGCATCTACAGCTTCTTGAACTACATTTGTCAGTGCATCTGTATCTCCATTTTGTACGACGATGACATCAACCCCTTGTGAAATTAAGTTTTCAATGTCATTTACTTGTTGAACTGCATGTCCATTTGCATTTACCATTACCGCATTATGACCAGCCGCTTCAATTTCTTCCTCAATATACTCAAACATATGGCGATTATGGATATTTGCTAAAGCATTAATACTAACCCCTATCGTTAATTGTTCTCCAGATGCTGATGCCTCTGACGATTCGCTTTGTTCCTCGTTTTGTTCGTCAGTAGTATCATCAGATTGCCCTTCAACAGGAGACTCTGAACTACACCCTATCATTATCACGAAAACAAAAGTAATGAAAATTGCCAAAATTCCAAATCTTTTAAACATATCCATTTCCCCTTTAAGTTTAATTTTGTATAAAACAGCTTTAAGGCTGTAATATCTGAGAAAATCCTTTAATAGATTTTTTTTCTGGAAAACTATACGTTAGCGATTTACTAGTTTTGCAACCCATATCTACTAGCGCCTCTGCCAACTTTACCGCTGGACTAACACCATCTAATACAGGA is a window from the Evansella cellulosilytica DSM 2522 genome containing:
- a CDS encoding sugar ABC transporter substrate-binding protein produces the protein MFKRFGILAIFITFVFVIMIGCSSESPVEGQSDDTTDEQNEEQSESSEASASGEQLTIGVSINALANIHNRHMFEYIEEEIEAAGHNAVMVNANGHAVQQVNDIENLISQGVDVIVVQNGDTDALTNVVQEAVDAGIPVISQESGWIPGTSAMFAMNDFAVASELYMMLAGEMGYEGEIITINHNDHPAIRARRNIQDAVLREYPLIENVNTVTSGFPGTVEIAYSGVESALLANPNVKAIWATFDLEAIGAAQAVQAAGRDDILIVGVDGEEEALEMIRDGGPIIATVVGDLRATCIEVVEVAEKLASGAETLSFYSIPYEIVTEDNVAKYLD